The following are encoded together in the Panicum virgatum strain AP13 chromosome 6K, P.virgatum_v5, whole genome shotgun sequence genome:
- the LOC120713196 gene encoding uncharacterized protein LOC120713196, whose protein sequence is MHYEARVQAVIVYCAEFEKMSVKKPAARDIFLTRDQYLRVPPNWCANKAECWSMMVDKWISEDWARQHALCRERRLMMPGPAHHQGSLSLGEYKNTWSESHPGQSCNDFTAYTMSHMGRATSDVAYNPAAPPEAYTNPSIHAHQCIHGGEKGAPRGDLGSDHHATLRRSHHEGETREEARAVLDRQQLGRHGEYAQSLTA, encoded by the exons ATGCACTACGAGGCGCGTGTCCAAGCTGTCATTGTGTACTGCGCCGAGTTCGAGAAGATGAGTGTCAAGAAACCAGCCGCAAGAGACATCTTTCTCACGCGAGACCAGTACTTAAGG GTGCCTCCGAACTGGTGCGCAAACAAGGCCGAGTGCTGGTCTATGATGGTGGACAAGTGGATCAGCGAAGATTGGGCCCGCCAGCACGCCTTATGCCGGGAGCGCCGCTTGATGATGCCGGGTCCGGCACATCATCAAGGGAGCCTTAGCCTCGGCGAGTACAAGAATACTTGG TCGGAGTCTCATCCAGGCCAGTCTTGCAACGACTTCACGGCGTACACCATGTCTCACATGGGCAGGGCGACGTCGGACGTGGCCTACAACCCGGCGGCTCCACCAGAGGCCTACACAAACCCAAGCATCCACGCGCATCAATGCATACACGGAGGTGAGAAGGGCGCTCCACGGGGAGACTTGGGATCCGACCACCACGCCACTCTccggagaagccatcatgagggcgAGACAAGGGAAGAAGCACGGGCGGTACTTGATCGCCAACAGCTTGGTCGACACGGCGAGTACGCCCAGTCTCTCACAGCTTAG
- the LOC120711554 gene encoding zealexin A1 synthase-like: MEDHHHYLYLGLALVSLLVIMLGKRCRRSAMANGHGLRLPPGPWQLPIIGSLHHMIGKLPHHAMRDLARRHGPLMLLRIGEVPTLVVSSREAAREVMKTHDTVFATRPLSPTFRALTNGDRGIIMAPYGAHWRQLRRITTTKLLSARRVLSFRAVREEEAAAMLRACAAAAAGSRAVDMRERLSALITDTTMRAAMGDRFKDREVFLRALDRIIVLAAGFNMADLWPSSRIVSRLSGAVRHCEEIRDTTFRILDGIIEEHLEKMGNRGGGEVEDLLDVLLKVQQDGDLPIPLDMDVIKLAILDIFGGSETTAPTLEWAMAELVHNPKVMERVTAEVRNAFAAHGSVREDKLAEAGLRYLPLVILETLRLHTPLPFLIPQACQEPCRVLGYDVPQGITVMVNAWALGRDEQYWPGDPDAFRPERFEAGGGSAADFKGADFELLPFGSGRRMCPGMGFALANMELALASLLFHFDWEVPGAAELDMTEAFGLTAHRKSRLLLRPILRVPVPGV; this comes from the exons atgGAAGACCACCACCA CTACCTCTACCTTGGATTAGCTCTCGTCTCGCTGCTCGTCATCATGCTGGGCAAGCGCTGCCGGCGCTCCGCCATGGCGAACGGGCACGGCCTGCGCCTGCCACCCGGGCCATGGCAGCTGCCAATCATCGGCAGCCTGCACCACATGATCGGCAAGCTCCCGCACCACGCCATGCGTGACCTCGCGCGGCGCCATGGGCCGCTCATGCTGCTCCGGATCGGCGAGGTGCCCACGCTGGTGGTGTCGTCCCGGGAGGCGGCGCGAGAGGTGATGAAGACGCACGACACGGTGTTCGCGACGCGGCCTTTGAGCCCCACCTTTCGCGCGCTCACCAACGGCGATCGGGGAATCATCATGGCGCCCTACGGGGCACACTGGCGGCAGCTCCGCCGGATCACCACCACCAAGCTCCTCAGCGCGCGCCGCGTTCTCTCCTTCCGCGCCGtccgcgaggaggaggccgccgccatgctgcgcgcgtgcgccgccgctgcggcgggGTCTCGCGCCGTGGACATGCGCGAGCGGCTGTCCGCGCTCATCACGGACACCACGATGCGCGCCGCGATGGGCGACCGGTTCAAAGACCGCGAGGTCTTCCTGCGTGCGCTCGACCGCATCATTGTGCTCGCTGCCGGGTTCAACATGGCCGACCTGTGGCCGTCCTCCCGGATCGTCAGCCGGCTCAGCGGCGCCGTGCGCCACTGCGAGGAGATCCGTGACACCACGTTTCGGATCCTCGACGGCATCATCGAGGAGCACCTGGAGAAGATGGGCAACAGAGGTGGCGGCGAGGTTGAAGACCTCCTCGACGTGCTGCTAAAGGTACAGCAGGACGGTGACCTGCCGATCCCGCTCGACATGGACGTCATCAAACTCGCCATCCTT GACATCTTTGGCGGCAGCGAGACGACAGCGCCGACGCTGGAGTGGGCCATGGCCGAGCTCGTCCATAACCCCAAGGTCATGGAGCGGGTGACGGCGGAGGTGCGGAACGCCTTCGCAGCGCACGGGTCGGTGCGGGAGGACAAGCTCGCTGAGGCGGGGCTCCGGTACCTGCCCCTCGTCATCCTGGAGACGCTCCGGCTGCACACGCCGCTGCCGTTCCTGATCCCGCAGGCGTGCCAGGAACCCTGCCGCGTGCTGGGCTACGACGTGCCGCAGGGCATCACAGTGATGGTGAACGCATGGGCGCTGGGCCGCGACGAACAGTATTGGCCGGGGGACCCCGACGCGTTCCGGCCGGAGCGgttcgaggccggcggcggaagCGCAGCGGACTTCAAGGGCGCCGACTTCGAGCTCCTGCCGTTCGGGTCCGGGCGGAGGATGTGCCCTGGCATGGGCTTTGCGCTCGCCAACATGGAGCTCGCGCTTGCCAGCCTCCTCTTCCACTTCGACTGGGAGGTgcccggcgccgccgagctcgacaTGACCGAGGCGTTCGGCCTCACCGCGCACCGGAAATCCAGGCTCCTGCTCCGCCCCATCCTCCGCGTTCCTGTGCCAGGCGTCTAG
- the LOC120711555 gene encoding uncharacterized protein LOC120711555: MDDREWMYTGRVTRASMTNEWIEKTNEFLEGAWAQAEGSRFMWCPCKSCGNQKRKTKKVMGEHLVNYGFTPDYTRWIFHGEAHRMRDKVVRQRIDECDAAGGIEDMLDDYEEAHFGEGPQEEEPEASTKAFYEMLEAAQKPLHGQTKVSQLDGIGRLMALKSQFGLSRDAFDSMLTVFGSMLLEDHILPKTMYQATKILSALKMPYEQIHSCPNGCILFRKEHEAETYCPKCKASRFLEVDAGDGQPKRQLTIPVKIVRYLPFIQRIQRLYMTEETAKQMTWHKKESVVERIERPSSGPELAGGPVAILVPET, encoded by the exons atggatgaccgtgagtggatgtacaccGGCCGAGTAACTCGAGCTAGCATGACCAATGAATGGATTGAGAAGACTAACGAGTTCTTGGAAGGGGCATGGGCGCAAGCTGAAGGGTCGAGATTCATGTGGTGTCCCTGCAAGAGTTGTGGAAACCAGAAACGAAAGACAAAGAAGGTCATGGGCGAACATCTTGTCAATTATGGATTTACGCCAGATtatacccggtggatctttCACGGTGAAGCCCATCGTATGAGGGACAAGGTCGTGAGGCAACGCATCGATGAATGTGATGCTGCTGGTGGGATTGAGGACATGTTAGACGACTATGAGGAggcacatttcggtgaaggaccgcaggaggaggagccagaggcaagCACAAAGGCGTTTTAcgagatgttggaggcggcACAGAAACCTCTTCACGGCCAAACAAAGGTTTCTCAGCTGGACGGCATTGGACGCCTTATGGCCTTAAAGTCCCAGTTTGGCCTGAGCCGAGACGCCTTTGATAGTATGTTGACCGTTTTTGGGAGCATGCTTCTGGAAGATCACATTCTGCCCAAGACAATGTATCAGGCGACGAAAATCCTTAGTGCactgaagatgccatatgagcagatacattCTTGTCCTAATGGGTGCATTTTATTTAGGAAAGAGCACGAGGCTGAAACTTACTGTCCAAAATGCAAAGCCTCAAGATTCCTGGAGGTGGATGCTGGCGACGGTCAGCCTAAGAGGCAGCTCACGATTCCTGTGAAAATCGTACGTTACCTTCCGTTCATTCAAAGGATCCAAAGACTCTATATGACCGAGGAAACCGCgaaacagatgacatggcacaaaaaag AATCAGTCGTGGAACGCATCGAACGACCCTCCTCCGGACCagaactcgccggcggcccagTGGCCATCTTGGTCCCAGAGACCTGA